A stretch of the Diprion similis isolate iyDipSimi1 chromosome 14, iyDipSimi1.1, whole genome shotgun sequence genome encodes the following:
- the LOC124414532 gene encoding seipin has translation MVILRLFRRLEVKLFNVQQKTAEGVQTARDAVVRGGIIVITAIVVVWISIFLYAAFYYAYMPNISHVRPVHLKFESCDEKKGICSFPSAHVQLTKKQQLLMVGQPYKVNLHMEMPESPTNKELGMFMVCAQLRDRDGVLVGNACRSAMLHYRSSLLHTLTTLTFSPMMILGSTEEKQNIVLEMFANFEEDQSHPVTDVYVEIQSRFVEFYSATVMINAHLSGLRYIMFHWPILSAILGISTNLFFIALICILSYLHFIAEEEILDDDFIYEKGEEEVEEEEEEEEEEGGDYKDGKSDTDLSSDTSSQGDTSMLEEIPKRKKEEGQSTAAGTSRLETIK, from the exons ATGGTTATACTTCGTTTGTTTCGCCGACTGGAAGTGAAGCTGTTTAATGTTCAACAAAAGACTGCCGAAGGCGTTCAAACGGCACGAGATGCTGTCGTACGAGGCGGCATTATCGTTATCACAgcgattgttgttgtttggATATCCATATTTTTATACGCCGCATTCTACTACGCTTACATGCCGAACATATCTCACGTGCGCCCCGTTCACTTAAAATTCGA ATCTTGCGATGAAAAGAAAGGGATATGTAGCTTTCCCTCCGCTCATGTTCAGCTGACTAAGAAACAACAGCTCCTGATGGTCGGCCAGCCATACAAAGTAAATCTGCATATGGAGATGCCGGAATCGCCGACTAACAAGGAACTCG GAATGTTCATGGTCTGCGCTCAATTGAGGGATCGGGATGGAGTCTTGGTCGGAAATGCTTGCCGTTCAGCCATGTTACACTATCGAAGTTCGTTGCTGCATACTCTCACTACTTTGACGTTCTCGCCCATGATGATATTGGGCAGTACTGAAGAGAAGCAAAACATTGTTCTTGAAATGTTTGCCAACTTTGAGGAAGATCAA AGTCATCCAGTGACGGACGTGTACGTGGAAATACAGTCGCGATTTGTAGAATTCTACTCGGCTACTGTGATGATTAACGCACACTTGTCCGGGCTACGTTACATCATGTTTCATTGGCCAATACTGTCTGCCATTCTGGGGATCAGTACCAACCTATTTTTTATAGCGTTGATATGCATTCTATCTTACTTGCACTTTATTGCTGAGGAAGAGATACTGGatgatgattttatttatgaGAAAGGTgaagaggaggtggaggaggaggaggaggaggaggaggaggagggtggCGATTATAAGGATGGGAAATCTGATACTGATC TGTCTTCAGATACTTCGTCGCAAGGGGATACTTCGATGCTTGAAGAAATTCCGAAGCGTAAAAAAGAAGAGGGCCAGAGCACAGCTGCTGGGACTTCGCGACTTGAAACGATCAAATAA